From Granulicella arctica:
AACATCGCATCGTTACTCAGTTTTCAAGGAGGTATTCGCGTTCCCTCCTACGCCGCATCGAAGGGCGGAGTGGCTCAACTCACAAAAGCTCTCGCTAATGAATGGGCATCTCAGGGCATTCAGGTAAACGCCATTGCACCCGGTTACTTTCGCACCGAAAATACATCGGCGTTGCAGGCGGATGAAACCCGCAACCGCCAGATCCTGGAACGTATTCCCGCGAACCGGTGGGGTGATCCGCAGGATATTGCAGGCGCAGCCTTATTCCTCAGCTCGCGTGCCAGTGATTACGTAACCGGAACAGTGTTGACCGTTGACGGCGGATGGATGGCCCGTTAATCTTGCCGGCCCAAGGTGAAGAGCGTGTCCGTAACATCTTCACCAGTCGAAGGCAGCGTCCCGACATCGCCGTACGCACCTGTTTCAAGCCACGTACGGAGCCAGTAATGCTTGTGCAGACGAACCAGCCGCGAGCCGAGAGGCTGGCTCGCTTCAAGGATAGTGGCGATCCGCGACGAGAGACCTTCGGCATCCTGAAAAGACTCTTCATTGGTCTGTATGAATTCGCTGCCGAGAAGTCGTTGACGCGCCTGTTCGTAGTGCGAGTCGTCGAGCAAGCCGCTCTCAACGCGAAGCCCGCTCATCTGTTCGACCGCAAGGGCAGCAGAAGCGTCCAGGCGATCATTGAAGGCGAGATAGAGAATACGCGATGAGGCGATACGAAGCGGGAGCAAACCAAGCCTTTCGATGAAGAGCCGTGGCATCGTCAGTGCCATCGCCGACGGTGCGAAACCATCGATCGGCAGCACTGGACAACTCCACTGCGTTGCGAGCCCTCGCGTAATCTGAGCTGACGTTACGCCACTCTCCTGCACAAGCCACTCGCCAATCCGTCCAGTCCCGGCGAGCCGTTGTGCTTCAAGCGCCGTTCGAAGCTGTGTTTGCGAAATCCAGCCCTGGCTTAGCATAACCAGCCCTAGCGGAATCCGGTGCTGATGCGGCACGTCCTGATCCTCACTACCCACAGGGCGAAGATCGCCTCGCTCGCGCCGGAGCGCACGGTGAATGACAGCCTCAAGGCACCGCGTGCTACATCCCCAACGTCCTTCGAAGATTGGCCGTCGCCGGTTCTTCCAAGGCATCGTCCAGCTTTTCGTACACTCTGGATTGCCACAGCTCTGTTTTGTCGTGTTGCGTTGAGGCGATCGACGTGCGGCATCACGCGAGGCGGACCCCGGTACGTACACGTCATGGGTCCAGTGCGCCGCGCTCTCTGTTCCGATCCCTCGGCTTGCACGCGTATCGTTTTCGATGGGTTCATTGCGCTTTTCTAGAAAAGGCATCGGATACTCTCCAGTCGTAGTTGCGGCGTTGCAACCTCTGTAATGCGTAAAGCAAAGTTTCCGCTGGCCACAACCACTTCACCGCGCGCCACAATGCGATCGCCGACCACCAGATCAACTGGCTCTGAGACATGGCGATCAAGTTCGACGACATCGCCCGGCCCAAGTGCCAGCACCTCGCGTAACGGCATCTCTCGTGAGCCAAACTGCAACGTCGCGTCCAGTTCGATATCGTAGAGCAGGCTCATCGCTGCTCCGCCGCTCAATCCCTGTTCTTCGGGTATAACTTCATCCATCACGCTGGCCTGTCTCCTTGGTGCTGCAAACTAAATGCTCTGTGGCCCATCGGGATCGGTGATCCGCTCCGTTTGCATCTGCGCCCCGCGATGTTCACCCATCCTGACAGGCCGTGCCCGGCCAAACGCGATGCCTCCTACACGCAGTTCCGCAGCCGAGTGCCGCGGTAGCGGAAGGCGCAGGATTGTTCCGGGCACAATATCGGCAAGCTCGCGCGCACGAAGCCGCAGTGGGGGAAACTGCAGTACTGCCCCAAAACAAGCCTCGCCAAGAAGCTCGCGCACCCGCACCTCTGCCTCCTCAGAGCGTCGCCGCGGACGCTCACGGTCAGCCACCAGTTGTCGCAGGATCGCATTCAGCACGACTGTCGGAAGGCATAAATTCAGGCTTCCCTGAGCCTCCGGCATATGCACCTCGAAGCTCACACACATCGTCTTCTCGCTGGAAGGCATCATGCGCGCAACCTGGGCTGCCGTCTCACGCTTCTCGTAGGTGAAGCCAAGTCCAACGGGCTGCCAGGCTACATTTAACTCCCGCACGATCATCTCGACCACGGAGGTCAGGATGGCCTCTTCAATATCCGTCAACTCCCGCAGGGTCCCTGCGCGGCCAATACCGCCAAGGAGCAGGTCGACTATGGGAGACGCAAGGGATAACTCGAGCTCAAGCAAACCTAGAGCCCCTAAAGGCTCCATGCGAATCGAGCACACATAGGTAGGCTCCTTGAGACGCGTAAGAAACTCTGCATACGTCATCTGCTTTGCCGAGGCAAGCTTGACTCCGAACTGCGTCCTCAACCAGGCACCAACTGTGTGCATCAGGTTACGCGCAAACAGGTCGTTCACCGTTCCGATGGCGCGCATCTGCTCCTGGCTGATCTGGCCTGCCCTGCTGAAGTTGTAAAGCTCAGGCGCCTCTTCAGCGATTGAGTTCGTTGCACTAGACCGGCTGCCTCCGGCGTTTGCGATTAACGTCTCTGCGTCATTCTGTCTCATCTCACCTGCCATGTACGACCTCCGTTAGAACAGGACCTTCACTACGCCTCGCGTCTCCTGCGAACTACTGGCTTCTTCGCAGTTGCGACCTGCTTCGCCGCAGGGGCTTGGCTGGAACGCAAGCTCGCTAATGCCGTTCGCAGCCGGAGTACCGCAGACGAATGAATCTGCGAGACACGGGACTCAACGACGCCCAGAGTTAGCCCGATCTCCTTCATCGTGAGTTCTTCGTAGTAATAAAGCGTCAGCACCAAACGCTCCTTCTCAGGCAGTTCGTCAATGGCGTCGGCAAGCCTCTGCTTCATCTCACCCTTGAGGCAGCGGAAGAGCGGATCGTCCTCAGGAGCGCCCGGGATATATGCCAGCTCTTCATCCCCGGAATCTTCCGTGCGCTCCATATGGAGGCTGCCGATCTCAAGTCCCTTCAAGTCGCCAAGAAGATGCTGATAGTCAACCAGACTTAACTCCATAGCCACAGCAATCTCCTGCTCCGAAGGTGCGCGGCCGAGTCGTTGCGTCGCTGAGCGGATTGCCTCTTCAACAGCCCGACCTTTGCGGCGAAGCTCCCTTGGACTCCAGTCCAGCGTTCGTAAGGAGTCGAGTATCGCTCCGCGGATGCGGAATTGCGCATAGCTCTTGAATTGCACCTTTTTGCTGTGATCGAACTTCGAAAAAGCGTCGATCAGTCCGACCACGCCCGCAGAGATCAAATCATCAAGATCGACATGCTGTGGAAGACGCTCATGGATGCGCCGGGCAAGATACCGGACGGTCGACAGATGCTCAAGGAGTAGACGCTCGCGATCTGGTGGAGCGACCGTGCCATTGTCCTCCAGACTTCCAGCGTTCGTCTGCTGTTCGAGTAAGAGCGGCAACATGGAAGCTTCCGATGGTCCGCACTCCTCAAAGCTCCCCTGAGTCTCAGAGTGGTGACTATTCACAGCCATACTGTCCAGCAACATCACCGGTAACGGATTTCCCATGCTCATCTCGTCTTTGTCCTCTCCTGCTTGGTCTGTCATCAATTCATTCCTGCCTTACCTGCTAGCCGACCGTTCCCATACTCCGAACCCGAATCTCCGGAGGAATCTCTGCTGGAGCCAACACTGTGACCTTTGGCAGAAACGGCTCCAACCAACGCCGCACGTGATAGCGGGCCGGGCTTGGACATAAAAGCACGGGGAGTGCCGTAGCAGTGCCTCCCTCGGTTAGCCGTTTCACAGATTCAAGCAGCCGCCGCAAATACTCCGCCGGAGTTCCGGAAGGTCGTACGCCGTCGCCCAGCAGTAAGGCCGCTCCGTTCGGGTCGAAGGTGTGGACCAGTTCGGACTCCAAAGTTTGATCCAACACAAGGACCCGCAGTCCTCCGTCGGTATCGAGCAGAGGGTGGATGAGACCGCGGCCCAGTGACTGCCGCACACTCTCCACCAGGTGGACGATAGCTTTGGAGTGCTGGGCTGCGTCTACAAGGATTTCGAGTATCGTTCCAAGATCGCGGATCGAGACCTGTTCGCGCAGTAGTTGCTGGAGAACCTTCTGCACTTCGCCAAGCGACATCAGCTTCGGCACCAGTTCCTCAACCAGCTTCGGGTAACTCTCATTCATGCTGTCCAGCAGTCGCTTCACCTCCTGCCGTCCAAGTAACTCGTGAGCGTGGCGGCGGATCAACTCGCCTAGATGAGTGCCGATCACCGTAGTCTGGTCAACGACCGAGTAACCCGCCGCGAGTGCCGACTCCTCAAGGCCTGGCTGGATCCAACGCGCCGCAACGCCAAACGCCGGCTCGCGTGTCTCGATACCTGCCAGCACCCGCGCCTTGGGATCGGCGTTCACGGCAAGCAAGAAATTCTGTTCTGTCTGCCACCGGGCAATCTCAACCCCACGAAGGCTGACCACATACTCCCGAGGCCTGAGCCGTAGATTATCGGTGATGTGAACAGGGGGCACGATGAAACCAAGCTCGGTTGCGAGGTGCCTTCTCAGGGCGCGCACGCGATTGAGCATTTGACCACCCTGCTTTTCATCCACCAAAGAAATGAGTTGGAAGCCGATCTCTAACGTCAACTCATCCATTTTGAGCAACGAGGCAAGATTCTCTCCCTTACTGAGTTCTGCGGCTGCCGCTTTGTCAGCAGCAAGATCAAGCTCTACAGCTGGAGCTTCATCGGCGGTCGCCGGCAGCTTGCGCGCAATCAGTGCAACAGCAGCCGCCATCAGCATAAATGACAATTTAGGCAAGCCTGGGATTAGAGCCAAGCCAAGCAATACGGCGCAGGCAATCCAAAGCGTGTTGCGTCCTCGCAGCAGCTGCGCTCCCAACTCAGCATCAAGCTGGCCCGACGACGAAGCGCGCGTCAGCACCATGCCGCCCGCTATCGACACGAGTAAGCTAGGGATCATCGTTACAAGGCCATCTCCCACAGTGAGGATCGTGTAGGTCTTCACGGCGGTCATCAGGTCTGCGCCTTGCTGGAGGACGCCAATCAGCAGCCCAGCGATGATGTTGATCGCCGTAATCAAGATCGTCGCCAGCGAATCTCGCTGATTGAATCTCGCTGCACCATCCATCGCGCCGTAGAACTCGGCCTCTCGTGCGATCGCCTCACGCCGCTTACGTGCACCCTGCTCATCGATTAAGCCGGCGTTCATGTCCGCATCAATCGCCATCTGTTTGCCCGGAAGCGCATCCAGCGTAAACCGAGCCGTCACCTCAGCCGTCCTTACCGCACCGTGCGCGACTACCAGGAATTGGATTGCTATCAATGCAAGGAAAAGCACAAAACCGACCACGTAGTTCCCACCAACTACGAACTGTCCGAAGGCTTCGATTACTGACCCAGCAGCATGAGTACCCTCATGTCCATGTAGCAGGATTCTCCGACTCGACGCGAGATTGAGCGACAAACGAAATAGGGTAAGCAGAAGCAGCAGTGTCGGAAACACTGAAAAATCCACAGCTCGCCGTACCTGCACCGCAGTTAGAAACACGATGACCGATGCAGTGATCGATGCTGCGAGAAGGATATCCAGAACGAATCCGGGAACCGGTATGAGCATCACGAAAACCATGCTGATTGCAGTCACCGGCAGGAGCAATCTCTGCAGCTTTGCCACGGGCCATCGGCTTACCCTTTTGTCCATTACAACCGCTGCAGTACTCATATACCTCCTCCAAACCCATACATTCCACGGTGCACAGCCGGCGTTGCCGCAGCCGCAGCACGTTCTTCACGCGCGCGATGACTGCGCATTTTCTCTTCCATCTTCTGGCGATATAGAAACGCCAGAATGCCTGCAACCGCGGCGTATAGCTCATACGGGATCGACTGTCCCGGCTCTACCGCCTTGTACAAACTGCGTGCCAACGCAGGATTCTCGATCATCGGAATGCCCGCCCATTGTGCCTCTTCGCGAATATCTGCGGCATGCAAATCCCTCCCCTTTGCTAGCACCGTCGGTGCCTGCATCGTGTCAAAGCTGAACTCCAGCGCTACGGCGTAGTGGGTGGGATTAGTGATAATCACGCTGGCTCGCGAGATGTCTGCCTTAATCTTGCGACGGCGCATCGCACGCTGAATCTGTCGAATACGCCCTTTGATCTCAGGATTGCCCATAGCCTCCCGCATCTCCTGGCGCATCTCCTGCTTGGTAACCATCAGGCGTGAGTTCCAGCTTCTCCACTCGATGACGTAGTCGAGCCCGCTCCACGCTAACGTGACCCAGGCAGCATCGAGCGCGAGGCCGTATGCCGTAGAAAATGCAGACGGCAGGCGTAACAAACTCATCACGGGCATGGGAACCATCAGGGCCTTTAGTGCTCCCCAGCCAAAGACGACCATCACCGCCGCAGGGACTAGCGACTTCACTACTCTTGTAACGGCACGCAGACTGAAGAGATTTCCGAGATTAGTTACCGGGTTGAGCCGCTCGAACTTCAGCTCCAATGCATTTGGATGGATCGACAGCCCTCCGCCCTGAGCGATGCCTACGGAGAGGGCAGCAAGGAAGCTGGCCACCAGCACCATGAAGATTGGAAACAAGGCAGGCGCAAGCATTGTACGAAGGGCATCCCTCCAGGCGCTCTCAACACTAACCTGACCTGCTACGGCAAGATGAAGCGACTGCGCGTACACCTCACCCCACGTCGTCACAAAGCTACGTGCTGTAACGCCAAGCGCCAACACTCCGGCGAGCATCGCAGCCGCTGAGAGCAGCTCACGACTCCGTACAACGTCACCGCGATCTTTAGCCTTCTGCTTGCGCTGCGGACTCGCTTGCTCAGTCCCCTTATCGCTCACGCGGCACCAATCAATCGTCCAGCGGCATCGAGCAGTGCGATGAAATGTCTCTCGATCCAGCCAGGCCACACGGCCAGCGAGCCGATCAGCACGACATATGAGACCATGGTCTTCATCGGGATGCTGATCACCATCGCGGGAAGCTGCGGGGCCAATCGCGACACCAACGAGATTGTCACCTCAACCGCAAGAGCCGCAGCAACGACTGGTGAGGCTAACTGCAATCCTGCAAGAAAGACGCCACTCACCATCGCAGCGAGCGCCGCTCCGGTGGTTGCATGCACCATTGCCGTGCCCACCGGAACAGTGCAGAAGCTGCGCGCCATGGCAGCGATCAATGTGCGGTCAAGCCCCGCGCCCATGATGACCAGCAGCCCTAGCCAGCCAAGCATCTGGCCGAGCACAGGCGTTTCGATCATTGAATTCGGGTCAAGCAGGTTAACCAAAGAAAAACTGAACTGCATCCCGAGCAGTGTGCCCGCAAAATCCAGTGCTTCGTTCATTAGAGTCAACGAGAGACCAAAGACAAGGCCGACGCCAAGCTCCCCAAGAATGCCCCGCATATCTGGAATTGCCCGTGCCCCTGGTATCGCAGCAACGACCGGTGCAAGCAGGATTGTCATGGCGATCACAAATCCAGCTTTAATTCTTGGAGCGATTGCGGCTGAGCTGAAAAGCGGAGCGAAGGCGACGAGTCCACTAAGCCGAACGAGGACCAGGAGCGCTGCCGCCAGATATTGGGTCCAGTTTGTGATGAGTCCGACAAAATCGCCTGCCATTCGAGTCGTGAGATCCATTACCTTATCTACCCCAGGTACCGGTGAAGATCCATCCACAGGTGCATGGTGAAGCTCACGAGCCTATGAACAGTCCAGGGAAGCGTGACCATGGCGACACCAAACACCACGATCAACCGAGGAACCACCGTCAGTGTTTGCTCCTGCACACCAGTCAAGGTCTGAGCGAGACTGACCAGCAGGCTCACCACGCAAGCCGCGATCAACATCGGTGCGCTTAGTAGCATCGCCTCCACCAACAGCCTTCGCATCATCTCCACCGTCTGATCCGGGCGCATCCCTTCACCTTTTCTGTTTGATTGGCAGCTAGAAACTTTTGAGAAGTTGGTCAGCAAGCAGATTCCAACCGTCGACCATTACAAAGAGCAGAATTTTCAACGGGGTCGACACCACGACAGGCGGTAGCTGCATCATGCCGATTGAGGTCGTTACGCTAGCTACGACGATATCGACAAGAAGAAATGGCAGGAAGAGTACGGCGCCAATCTGAAATCCAGCCTTCAGTTCGCTCAGAATGTAGGCGGGTACGACCACCTGAATCGGAAGATCATCTTTCGTTGCAGGCCTCGCGCTCATACCAGCAGATGCGAACACGGCAAGATCTTTCTCACGCGCATAACGCAGCATGTACTGCTTAACCGGCTGGATGCCGCGATTCATCGCATCCTCACCCGAGATAAGTCCGGCACGATACGGGATAACAGCCTGCTGTTCCACCTGCAGCAGCACAGGCTGCATCAGGAACCATGTCATCATCAATGCGAGGCCCATCAACACCTGGTTCGAAGGTGCGGTCTGCGTACCAAGAGCCT
This genomic window contains:
- a CDS encoding FliM/FliN family flagellar motor switch protein; this translates as MDEVIPEEQGLSGGAAMSLLYDIELDATLQFGSREMPLREVLALGPGDVVELDRHVSEPVDLVVGDRIVARGEVVVASGNFALRITEVATPQLRLESIRCLF
- a CDS encoding flagellar motor switch protein FliM → MAGEMRQNDAETLIANAGGSRSSATNSIAEEAPELYNFSRAGQISQEQMRAIGTVNDLFARNLMHTVGAWLRTQFGVKLASAKQMTYAEFLTRLKEPTYVCSIRMEPLGALGLLELELSLASPIVDLLLGGIGRAGTLRELTDIEEAILTSVVEMIVRELNVAWQPVGLGFTYEKRETAAQVARMMPSSEKTMCVSFEVHMPEAQGSLNLCLPTVVLNAILRQLVADRERPRRRSEEAEVRVRELLGEACFGAVLQFPPLRLRARELADIVPGTILRLPLPRHSAAELRVGGIAFGRARPVRMGEHRGAQMQTERITDPDGPQSI
- a CDS encoding sigma-70 family RNA polymerase sigma factor, whose translation is MTDQAGEDKDEMSMGNPLPVMLLDSMAVNSHHSETQGSFEECGPSEASMLPLLLEQQTNAGSLEDNGTVAPPDRERLLLEHLSTVRYLARRIHERLPQHVDLDDLISAGVVGLIDAFSKFDHSKKVQFKSYAQFRIRGAILDSLRTLDWSPRELRRKGRAVEEAIRSATQRLGRAPSEQEIAVAMELSLVDYQHLLGDLKGLEIGSLHMERTEDSGDEELAYIPGAPEDDPLFRCLKGEMKQRLADAIDELPEKERLVLTLYYYEELTMKEIGLTLGVVESRVSQIHSSAVLRLRTALASLRSSQAPAAKQVATAKKPVVRRRREA
- the flhA gene encoding flagellar biosynthesis protein FlhA, whose translation is MDKRVSRWPVAKLQRLLLPVTAISMVFVMLIPVPGFVLDILLAASITASVIVFLTAVQVRRAVDFSVFPTLLLLLTLFRLSLNLASSRRILLHGHEGTHAAGSVIEAFGQFVVGGNYVVGFVLFLALIAIQFLVVAHGAVRTAEVTARFTLDALPGKQMAIDADMNAGLIDEQGARKRREAIAREAEFYGAMDGAARFNQRDSLATILITAINIIAGLLIGVLQQGADLMTAVKTYTILTVGDGLVTMIPSLLVSIAGGMVLTRASSSGQLDAELGAQLLRGRNTLWIACAVLLGLALIPGLPKLSFMLMAAAVALIARKLPATADEAPAVELDLAADKAAAAELSKGENLASLLKMDELTLEIGFQLISLVDEKQGGQMLNRVRALRRHLATELGFIVPPVHITDNLRLRPREYVVSLRGVEIARWQTEQNFLLAVNADPKARVLAGIETREPAFGVAARWIQPGLEESALAAGYSVVDQTTVIGTHLGELIRRHAHELLGRQEVKRLLDSMNESYPKLVEELVPKLMSLGEVQKVLQQLLREQVSIRDLGTILEILVDAAQHSKAIVHLVESVRQSLGRGLIHPLLDTDGGLRVLVLDQTLESELVHTFDPNGAALLLGDGVRPSGTPAEYLRRLLESVKRLTEGGTATALPVLLCPSPARYHVRRWLEPFLPKVTVLAPAEIPPEIRVRSMGTVG
- a CDS encoding EscU/YscU/HrcU family type III secretion system export apparatus switch protein produces the protein MSDKGTEQASPQRKQKAKDRGDVVRSRELLSAAAMLAGVLALGVTARSFVTTWGEVYAQSLHLAVAGQVSVESAWRDALRTMLAPALFPIFMVLVASFLAALSVGIAQGGGLSIHPNALELKFERLNPVTNLGNLFSLRAVTRVVKSLVPAAVMVVFGWGALKALMVPMPVMSLLRLPSAFSTAYGLALDAAWVTLAWSGLDYVIEWRSWNSRLMVTKQEMRQEMREAMGNPEIKGRIRQIQRAMRRRKIKADISRASVIITNPTHYAVALEFSFDTMQAPTVLAKGRDLHAADIREEAQWAGIPMIENPALARSLYKAVEPGQSIPYELYAAVAGILAFLYRQKMEEKMRSHRAREERAAAAATPAVHRGMYGFGGGI
- a CDS encoding flagellar biosynthetic protein FliR encodes the protein MDLTTRMAGDFVGLITNWTQYLAAALLVLVRLSGLVAFAPLFSSAAIAPRIKAGFVIAMTILLAPVVAAIPGARAIPDMRGILGELGVGLVFGLSLTLMNEALDFAGTLLGMQFSFSLVNLLDPNSMIETPVLGQMLGWLGLLVIMGAGLDRTLIAAMARSFCTVPVGTAMVHATTGAALAAMVSGVFLAGLQLASPVVAAALAVEVTISLVSRLAPQLPAMVISIPMKTMVSYVVLIGSLAVWPGWIERHFIALLDAAGRLIGAA
- a CDS encoding flagellar biosynthetic protein FliQ, whose amino-acid sequence is MRPDQTVEMMRRLLVEAMLLSAPMLIAACVVSLLVSLAQTLTGVQEQTLTVVPRLIVVFGVAMVTLPWTVHRLVSFTMHLWMDLHRYLG
- the fliP gene encoding flagellar type III secretion system pore protein FliP (The bacterial flagellar biogenesis protein FliP forms a type III secretion system (T3SS)-type pore required for flagellar assembly.), producing the protein MGKTINPTHPIGKPRLVVRSAPTKDLTKLKPIVSTLTLPTATVGPFSGSQSVPWSIVVGLTLLTLLPALLLSMTPLVRLLVVFHFLRQALGTQTAPSNQVLMGLALMMTWFLMQPVLLQVEQQAVIPYRAGLISGEDAMNRGIQPVKQYMLRYAREKDLAVFASAGMSARPATKDDLPIQVVVPAYILSELKAGFQIGAVLFLPFLLVDIVVASVTTSIGMMQLPPVVVSTPLKILLFVMVDGWNLLADQLLKSF